The following proteins come from a genomic window of Hymenobacter canadensis:
- a CDS encoding tyrosine-type recombinase/integrase, whose amino-acid sequence MDLFFTYLRSERRYSPNTLLSYQTDLRQFSEYLRATYELAEPAQADHTLIRSWVVTLMQQDLDPRTVNRKIACLRSYYKFLLTTGVIGRNPMLRIKAPKMAKKLPDFVPEESLNGLLNSFAFEDTLAGRRDQLILELLYGTGIRLSELLGIRPDDVSLAARTVRVTGKGNKQRIVPLNPTLVAVLSGYIALRQREFGAQGNAQSVLLVTDKGEPLYEKLVYRTVKHYLSQITTASSQQHPHVLRHSFATHLLNKGADLNAIKELLGHANLAATQVYTHLSIDKLKSVFEQAHPKA is encoded by the coding sequence GTCGTACCAGACTGATCTACGCCAGTTCTCGGAGTATCTGCGGGCGACATATGAGCTGGCGGAGCCGGCCCAGGCCGACCACACGCTCATTCGCTCGTGGGTGGTGACGCTGATGCAGCAGGACCTGGACCCGCGCACCGTGAACCGCAAGATTGCCTGCCTGCGCTCCTACTACAAGTTTCTGTTGACCACGGGCGTCATCGGGCGCAACCCCATGTTGCGCATCAAGGCTCCCAAAATGGCCAAGAAGCTGCCCGACTTCGTGCCCGAGGAGAGCCTGAACGGCTTGCTGAACTCGTTTGCGTTTGAGGATACGCTAGCCGGCCGGCGCGACCAACTGATTCTGGAGTTGCTGTACGGCACCGGCATCCGCCTGTCGGAGCTGCTGGGCATCCGGCCCGATGATGTGAGTCTGGCGGCGCGCACAGTGCGCGTAACGGGCAAGGGCAACAAGCAGCGTATCGTGCCGCTGAACCCTACGCTGGTGGCCGTCCTCTCCGGCTATATAGCACTTCGGCAACGCGAGTTTGGGGCGCAAGGCAACGCCCAATCCGTGCTCCTCGTTACGGATAAGGGCGAACCGTTGTATGAAAAGCTGGTGTATCGAACCGTGAAACACTATTTGAGCCAGATTACCACGGCTTCGTCGCAGCAGCACCCGCACGTGCTGCGGCATTCCTTCGCCACCCACCTGCTCAACAAGGGGGCCGATCTGAACGCCATCAAGGAGTTGCTGGGCCACGCCAACCTGGCCGCCACCCAGGTGTACACGCACTTATCCATTGACAAGCTGAAATCTGTTTTTGAACAGGCCCATCCGAAGGCCTGA
- the hpf gene encoding ribosome hibernation-promoting factor, HPF/YfiA family, whose product MKVQMHSVHFDADQKLLDFIQKRLDKLETFYDRVTEGEVILKLNNKDGIANKTVEIKLLVPGATLFSQEDAPSFEAAADAASESLKRQITKHKEKILAH is encoded by the coding sequence ATGAAAGTACAGATGCATTCGGTGCACTTCGACGCCGACCAAAAACTGCTCGATTTCATCCAGAAACGCCTCGACAAGCTCGAAACCTTCTATGACCGCGTCACGGAAGGTGAAGTGATTCTGAAGCTGAACAACAAAGACGGTATTGCCAACAAGACCGTGGAAATAAAGCTGCTCGTACCGGGCGCCACGCTGTTTTCGCAGGAAGACGCTCCTTCGTTTGAAGCTGCCGCTGATGCTGCCTCCGAAAGCCTGAAGCGCCAGATCACGAAACACAAAGAGAAAATCCTGGCGCACTAA
- the metK gene encoding methionine adenosyltransferase, whose translation MPYLFTSESVSEGHPDKVADQISDAILDEYLRQDPASKVACETLVTTDFALVAGEIKSKAHVEAEPIIREVIRRIGYNKPEYLFNADTCEVMNRLHEQSADINQGVERASDEEQGAGDQGMMFGYATKETPNYMPLALDLSHRLLQELSKIRREGTEMTYLRPDAKSQVTIRYSDDNTPEGIETIVVSTQHDEFDQDEQTMLRQIEQDIKTILVPRVKAQLSPEVQSLFTDAIIYHINPTGKFVIGGPHGDSGLTGRKIIVDTYGGKGAHGGGAFSGKDSSKVDRSAAYAARHIAKNLVAAGVADQVLVQVAYAIGVAQPVGVFVTTYGTTQASNGHGEKLTDGQIAEKVQRLFDLRPYAIVQRLGLRNPIFSESAAYGHMGRQPGTKEVKDAAGNTRTVETFTWEKLDYVDKIKAEFGL comes from the coding sequence ATGCCGTACCTGTTCACCTCCGAATCTGTTTCGGAAGGCCACCCCGATAAAGTAGCCGACCAGATTTCTGACGCTATTCTCGACGAGTATCTTCGCCAGGACCCTGCTTCCAAAGTAGCCTGCGAAACCCTGGTCACCACCGACTTTGCGCTGGTAGCCGGCGAAATCAAGTCGAAGGCCCACGTGGAGGCCGAGCCGATTATTCGGGAGGTGATTCGCCGCATCGGCTACAACAAGCCGGAATATCTGTTCAACGCCGATACCTGCGAGGTGATGAACCGCCTGCACGAGCAGTCGGCCGATATCAACCAGGGTGTAGAGCGCGCCAGCGACGAAGAGCAGGGCGCCGGCGACCAGGGCATGATGTTCGGGTATGCCACCAAGGAGACGCCCAACTACATGCCGCTGGCCCTCGACCTCTCGCACCGTTTGCTGCAGGAGCTCTCCAAAATTCGCCGCGAAGGCACGGAAATGACCTACCTGCGCCCCGATGCCAAAAGCCAGGTAACCATCCGCTACTCCGACGACAATACGCCTGAAGGCATCGAAACCATTGTGGTGAGCACTCAGCACGATGAGTTCGACCAGGACGAGCAAACCATGCTTCGGCAGATTGAGCAGGACATCAAAACCATTCTGGTGCCCCGCGTGAAGGCCCAACTCAGCCCCGAGGTGCAGAGCCTGTTCACCGACGCCATCATCTACCATATCAACCCCACCGGCAAGTTCGTCATCGGCGGGCCCCACGGCGACTCCGGCCTCACCGGCCGCAAGATCATCGTGGACACCTACGGCGGCAAAGGCGCCCATGGTGGCGGTGCCTTCTCGGGCAAAGATTCCAGCAAAGTAGACCGCTCAGCGGCCTACGCGGCGCGCCACATCGCCAAAAACCTGGTGGCGGCCGGCGTTGCCGACCAGGTGCTGGTGCAGGTGGCCTACGCCATCGGCGTGGCGCAGCCCGTGGGAGTGTTCGTGACCACCTATGGCACCACGCAGGCCAGCAACGGCCACGGCGAAAAGCTCACCGACGGCCAGATTGCCGAAAAAGTGCAGCGCCTCTTCGACCTGCGCCCCTACGCCATCGTGCAGCGCCTGGGCTTGCGCAACCCCATCTTCAGCGAGTCGGCTGCCTACGGGCACATGGGCCGCCAGCCCGGCACCAAAGAGGTTAAGGACGCCGCCGGCAACACCCGCACCGTGGAAACTTTCACCTGGGAGAAGCTCGATTACGTCGACAAAATCAAGGCTGAATTCGGCCTGTAG
- a CDS encoding phosphatase PAP2 family protein has protein sequence MKKLSSLALATSLLAVNVPQHAQAQKARSPYQTRFAVDAPITGGLAALSVAGLLLVQKKDGLTDAQLAALNKNDIPKFDRFSAGYYSETAQTAGDLIVYPSLLIAPGLLALDQDVRSRYGQVLGLYFQSMLAADATFTMTIGNVTRYRPFLYGTEGGGSRNSKIATNSFFAGHTAHTAAATFFAAKVYHDFHPDSKARPFIWTAATVVSVAEAYTRLEAGKHFLSDNLVGLAVGATAGILVPQLHKKTGNSYSISPVQGLNVNGYSYSGLSLTKRL, from the coding sequence ATGAAGAAACTCTCCTCTCTGGCACTGGCCACCAGCCTGCTCGCCGTAAACGTCCCACAACACGCGCAAGCCCAAAAAGCCCGCTCTCCTTACCAAACCCGCTTTGCCGTCGACGCGCCCATTACGGGCGGCTTAGCAGCCCTCAGCGTGGCTGGGCTGCTGCTGGTGCAGAAGAAAGATGGCCTGACGGATGCTCAGCTGGCGGCCCTTAATAAGAACGACATTCCGAAGTTCGACCGGTTTTCGGCGGGCTACTACAGCGAAACTGCCCAGACGGCCGGTGACCTGATTGTGTATCCGTCGTTGCTGATTGCGCCGGGTTTGCTGGCGCTGGACCAGGATGTGCGCAGCCGCTACGGGCAGGTGCTGGGGCTGTACTTTCAGAGCATGCTGGCTGCCGATGCCACCTTCACCATGACCATCGGCAACGTGACGCGCTACCGGCCGTTTTTGTACGGCACCGAAGGTGGCGGCAGCCGCAACAGCAAGATTGCCACCAACTCGTTTTTTGCCGGCCACACGGCCCATACGGCCGCTGCTACGTTCTTCGCTGCCAAAGTTTACCACGACTTCCACCCCGATTCCAAAGCCAGGCCGTTCATCTGGACGGCGGCTACCGTGGTGTCGGTAGCGGAAGCGTACACGCGTCTGGAAGCCGGCAAGCACTTCCTCTCCGACAACCTTGTGGGGCTGGCGGTAGGCGCTACGGCGGGCATTTTGGTGCCGCAACTGCACAAGAAAACCGGCAACTCGTACAGCATCAGCCCGGTGCAGGGCCTCAACGTGAATGGCTATTCCTATTCCGGTTTGTCGTTGACCAAGCGGCTGTAG
- a CDS encoding prolyl oligopeptidase family serine peptidase yields the protein MMHQLRFLGLLLAVSAPALAQTPAAPSAGLAPLTVEKIMRDQAQWLGTAPSNVYWGEDGRTIYFNWNPEKNRRDSLYQVAASSAGAPRKVSPREQRELPASSGEYDQAYTRKVYEKEGDIYLLDLKTRKVRRVTNTAERETDPAFAMRGRMVSYMRAQNLYTWDPATGETTQRTDFRKGSKPANSQPTDKSERFLRAQQLALFDVIRQKDQDRQARERQQKALARLRPKAIWIGQQAVDNLQLSPDGRYVTYTLVQEPAAEKVALVPSFVTASGFTEDISTRTKVGAPQTAYELGVYDLARDTTFVLGYRELKGLDEQPAYRKEYQLPAKAPMPADSAKAAATKASQPKPATELRRVQPFGPFWSEDGQRAFLVVRSADNKDRWIVALDPVSQKITLLDRQRDEAWINGPGIGYGAGNVGWMPDNRRIWFQSEESGYSHLYTVDVTSGQKKALTSGKFEVQKAELSRDKKTWYLTANATHPGVQHFYHLPLEGGALRQITTRDGANEATVSPDGRQLAVRYSYTNKPWELYLMDNKPGAKMQQLTHSTTPEFESYAWRDPEIITIKARDGADVYARLYRPANPTAQGPAVIFVHGAGYLQNAHKWWSQYSREYMFHNLLVDKGYTVLDIDYRGSAGYGRDVRTGIYRYMGGKDLTDHVDGAKLLAEKYGVSAQRIGIYGGSYGGFITLMAMFTQPDVFRAGAALRSVTDWAHYNHGYTDNILNEPYNDSVAYARSSPIYYANGLKGALLMCHGMVDTNVHFQDIVRLSQRLIELKKENWELAVYPVEDHGFVEPSSWTDEYKRILKLFETNLKPGSPATGGASSGGN from the coding sequence ATGATGCACCAACTACGCTTTTTAGGGCTGCTGCTGGCCGTGTCGGCCCCGGCTCTGGCCCAGACGCCGGCCGCGCCTTCCGCCGGACTGGCCCCGCTCACCGTCGAGAAAATCATGCGCGACCAGGCGCAATGGCTGGGCACCGCGCCCTCCAACGTGTACTGGGGCGAGGACGGCCGCACCATCTACTTCAACTGGAACCCTGAGAAAAACCGCCGCGACTCGCTGTACCAAGTGGCCGCCAGCAGCGCCGGGGCCCCGCGCAAGGTGAGCCCGCGCGAGCAGCGGGAGCTGCCCGCCAGCTCCGGTGAGTACGACCAGGCGTACACCCGCAAAGTGTACGAGAAGGAGGGCGACATCTACCTGCTCGACCTGAAAACCCGGAAGGTGCGCCGCGTTACGAACACCGCCGAGCGCGAAACCGACCCCGCGTTTGCCATGCGTGGCCGGATGGTGAGCTACATGCGCGCCCAGAACCTCTACACCTGGGACCCCGCCACCGGCGAAACCACCCAGCGCACCGACTTCCGCAAGGGCAGCAAGCCCGCCAACAGCCAGCCCACCGACAAGTCGGAGCGGTTTCTGCGGGCCCAGCAGCTGGCTTTGTTCGACGTAATCCGGCAGAAAGACCAGGACCGGCAGGCCCGTGAGCGGCAGCAGAAGGCCTTGGCCCGGCTGCGCCCCAAAGCCATCTGGATTGGCCAGCAGGCCGTCGATAACCTGCAACTCAGCCCCGATGGCCGCTACGTGACCTACACGCTGGTGCAGGAACCGGCCGCCGAAAAGGTGGCGCTTGTGCCTAGTTTCGTCACGGCTTCGGGCTTTACTGAGGACATCAGCACCCGTACCAAGGTAGGCGCGCCGCAGACCGCCTACGAGCTGGGCGTGTACGACCTGGCCCGCGACACCACCTTCGTGCTGGGCTACCGCGAGCTAAAAGGCCTCGACGAGCAACCCGCCTACCGCAAAGAATACCAGCTGCCCGCCAAGGCCCCCATGCCCGCCGATTCGGCAAAGGCGGCCGCTACCAAAGCCAGCCAGCCCAAGCCCGCCACCGAGCTGCGCCGCGTGCAGCCGTTCGGGCCCTTCTGGTCGGAAGACGGGCAGCGGGCGTTTCTGGTGGTGCGCTCCGCCGACAACAAGGACCGCTGGATTGTGGCCCTGGACCCGGTTAGCCAGAAAATCACGCTTCTGGACCGGCAGCGCGACGAAGCCTGGATCAACGGGCCCGGCATCGGGTACGGCGCTGGCAACGTGGGCTGGATGCCCGACAACCGCCGCATCTGGTTCCAGAGCGAAGAATCCGGCTACTCGCACCTCTACACCGTGGATGTGACTTCGGGCCAGAAAAAGGCCCTAACCAGCGGCAAGTTTGAGGTGCAGAAAGCCGAGCTCAGCCGCGACAAAAAGACGTGGTACCTCACGGCCAACGCCACCCACCCCGGCGTGCAGCACTTCTACCACCTGCCGCTGGAAGGCGGCGCGCTCCGCCAGATCACCACCCGCGACGGCGCCAACGAGGCCACTGTGTCGCCGGATGGCCGGCAGCTGGCCGTGCGCTACAGCTACACCAACAAGCCCTGGGAGCTGTATCTGATGGACAACAAGCCCGGCGCCAAGATGCAGCAGCTCACCCACAGCACCACGCCCGAGTTCGAGAGCTACGCCTGGCGCGACCCCGAAATCATCACCATCAAGGCCCGCGACGGCGCCGACGTATACGCCCGCCTGTACCGTCCCGCCAACCCCACCGCCCAGGGCCCGGCCGTGATATTCGTGCACGGCGCCGGCTACCTGCAGAACGCCCACAAGTGGTGGAGCCAGTACTCGCGCGAGTACATGTTCCACAACCTGCTGGTCGATAAAGGCTACACGGTGCTCGACATCGACTACCGCGGCTCGGCCGGCTATGGCCGCGACGTGCGCACCGGCATCTACCGCTACATGGGCGGCAAAGACCTCACCGACCACGTCGATGGGGCTAAGCTACTGGCCGAGAAATACGGCGTGAGTGCCCAGCGTATCGGTATCTACGGGGGCAGCTACGGCGGCTTCATCACGCTCATGGCCATGTTCACCCAGCCCGACGTATTCCGCGCCGGCGCCGCCCTGCGCTCCGTCACGGACTGGGCCCACTACAACCACGGCTACACCGACAACATCCTCAACGAGCCCTACAACGACTCCGTCGCCTACGCCCGCTCGTCGCCCATCTACTACGCCAACGGCCTGAAAGGCGCCCTGCTCATGTGCCACGGCATGGTGGATACCAACGTGCACTTCCAGGACATCGTGCGCCTCTCGCAGCGCCTCATCGAGCTGAAAAAGGAGAACTGGGAGCTGGCCGTGTACCCCGTCGAGGACCACGGCTTCGTAGAGCCCAGCTCGTGGACCGACGAGTACAAGCGCATCCTGAAGCTATTTGAAACCAACCTGAAGCCCGGCAGCCCGGCCACGGGCGGCGCCAGTAGCGGCGGTAACTAA
- a CDS encoding HD domain-containing protein, translating to MEITLANRWHQLTAPLLADEAARTAMLTQLTKAYEAPGRHYHTLTHIRALLDATDQAAAQLQDSVVVQLAVWFHDAVYEALRSDNEAKSAELAREFLAKTSLSAERQARVAFLIERTHDHTQPQPPDDSDLLFFLDADLAILGASEARYQEYARQVRQEYRLVPGLLYRRGRRKVLQKLLEAPVLYHTPGFREQLDAAARRNLAQELREL from the coding sequence ATGGAAATCACCCTCGCCAACCGCTGGCACCAGCTCACGGCCCCGCTACTGGCCGATGAAGCCGCCCGCACCGCCATGCTCACGCAGTTGACCAAGGCGTACGAGGCCCCGGGCCGCCACTACCACACGCTCACCCACATCCGGGCGCTGCTCGATGCCACTGACCAAGCCGCCGCCCAGCTGCAAGATTCGGTAGTAGTGCAACTGGCCGTGTGGTTTCACGATGCCGTGTACGAGGCGCTGCGCTCCGACAACGAAGCGAAAAGCGCTGAGCTGGCTCGCGAATTTCTGGCAAAAACCTCCCTCTCCGCCGAACGCCAGGCGCGGGTGGCCTTCCTGATTGAGCGCACCCACGACCACACCCAGCCTCAGCCGCCCGACGACTCGGACCTGCTGTTTTTCCTGGATGCCGATCTGGCCATTCTGGGCGCTTCCGAAGCCCGCTACCAGGAATATGCCCGGCAGGTGCGGCAGGAGTACCGCCTGGTGCCGGGCCTGCTCTACCGCCGCGGCCGCCGCAAAGTGCTGCAGAAGCTGCTGGAAGCACCGGTGCTCTACCACACGCCCGGTTTTCGGGAGCAGCTCGATGCCGCCGCCCGCCGTAACCTGGCGCAGGAGCTGCGGGAGTTGTAA
- a CDS encoding APC family permease, translating to MPQTSPYKISILTGISIVVANMVGTGVFTSLGFQVTDIKSGFALLMLWAVGGVVALCGALSYGELATALPRSGGEYHYLSRIYHPAVGFLSGWVSSTVGFAAPTALAAMALGKYAGSVWPGLPPLLLPVGVVLALTAVHASSRRAGSRLQLVVTAVKVLVLVAFVGVGLVVAVPQGLSFAPSAAVGRELLSPAFAVALVYVSYAYSGWNAAVYATGEVQEPQRTLPRILLTGTALVLALYVALNFVFLYSTPISKLAGQAEVGFIAGTELFGPLGGRLMGGLIAALLVSTISAMIFAGPRIVQVMGEDLPPLRPLAQLSAAGIPVRAMLLQTGLTLLFIVTATFEQVLLYAGFVLNLFTFLTVLGLFVLRWREPNLPRPYRAWGYPVTPLLFLALSAWTLWFIVHDKPTESLYGLLTVLAGLVPYALSRRR from the coding sequence ATGCCCCAAACCAGCCCCTACAAAATCAGCATCCTGACCGGCATTTCCATCGTGGTGGCCAATATGGTGGGCACCGGCGTGTTTACCAGCCTGGGGTTTCAGGTGACGGACATCAAGAGTGGGTTTGCGTTGCTGATGCTGTGGGCGGTGGGCGGCGTGGTGGCCTTGTGCGGAGCGCTGAGCTACGGCGAGTTGGCCACGGCACTGCCCCGCTCCGGCGGCGAGTACCACTACCTGTCGCGCATTTACCACCCGGCGGTGGGTTTTTTGTCGGGCTGGGTGTCCAGCACGGTGGGGTTTGCGGCGCCCACGGCGCTGGCGGCCATGGCGCTGGGCAAATACGCGGGCAGCGTGTGGCCGGGGCTGCCGCCGCTGCTCCTGCCGGTGGGCGTGGTGCTGGCCCTCACGGCGGTGCACGCCAGCAGCCGCCGCGCCGGCAGCCGCCTGCAGCTCGTCGTGACGGCCGTGAAGGTGCTGGTGCTGGTGGCGTTTGTGGGCGTGGGGCTGGTGGTGGCCGTGCCGCAAGGGCTGTCGTTTGCACCGTCGGCAGCCGTGGGGCGGGAGCTGCTGAGCCCGGCGTTTGCGGTGGCGCTGGTGTACGTGTCGTATGCCTACTCGGGCTGGAACGCGGCCGTGTATGCCACCGGCGAGGTGCAGGAGCCGCAACGCACGCTGCCACGCATCCTGCTCACGGGCACAGCGCTGGTGCTGGCCCTGTACGTGGCCCTGAACTTTGTTTTCCTGTATTCCACGCCCATCAGCAAGCTGGCCGGGCAGGCTGAAGTGGGCTTTATTGCGGGCACGGAGCTGTTTGGGCCACTGGGTGGGCGGCTGATGGGTGGGCTGATTGCGGCTCTGCTGGTGTCTACTATCAGCGCCATGATTTTTGCCGGGCCGCGCATTGTGCAGGTGATGGGCGAAGACCTGCCGCCGCTCCGGCCGCTGGCGCAGCTGAGCGCGGCGGGCATTCCGGTGCGGGCCATGCTGCTACAAACCGGCCTCACGCTGCTGTTCATCGTCACGGCCACCTTCGAGCAGGTGCTGCTCTACGCGGGCTTCGTGCTCAACCTTTTCACGTTCCTGACGGTGCTGGGGCTGTTTGTGCTGCGCTGGCGCGAGCCGAATCTGCCGCGGCCCTACCGCGCCTGGGGCTACCCGGTCACGCCGCTGCTGTTCCTCGCCCTCAGCGCCTGGACGCTCTGGTTCATCGTCCACGACAAGCCCACCGAGTCGCTCTACGGCCTACTGACGGTGCTGGCGGGGCTGGTGCCTTACGCGCTGAGCCGACGACGGTAA
- a CDS encoding DUF2480 family protein, translating to MEPLFVNRVASSALTSLNLEELLHPGERVVYDIKDNLFHGLMLREKDLREFVKTHDWSQYDGKNVAIICSADAIVPTWAYMLLASKLQGHAHRYVFGSLEALEQELFQEAIAGISAEDYRDAKVVVKGCGEKPVPTYAYVAIMQKLLPVVSSVMYGEPCSTVPLYKKPKVSVA from the coding sequence ATGGAACCGTTATTTGTCAACCGCGTCGCCAGCAGCGCCCTTACGTCGCTGAACCTGGAGGAGCTGCTGCACCCCGGCGAGCGGGTCGTGTACGACATCAAGGACAACCTGTTTCACGGCCTGATGCTGCGCGAAAAGGATTTGCGCGAGTTCGTGAAAACCCACGACTGGAGCCAGTACGACGGCAAAAACGTGGCCATCATCTGCTCGGCCGATGCCATTGTGCCCACCTGGGCCTACATGCTGCTGGCCAGCAAGCTGCAGGGCCATGCCCACCGCTACGTGTTTGGCAGCCTGGAGGCGCTGGAGCAGGAGCTGTTCCAGGAAGCCATTGCCGGCATCAGCGCCGAAGACTACCGCGACGCCAAAGTGGTGGTGAAGGGCTGCGGCGAGAAACCCGTGCCGACCTACGCCTACGTGGCCATCATGCAAAAGCTGCTGCCTGTGGTGAGCAGCGTGATGTATGGCGAGCCCTGCAGCACGGTGCCGCTGTATAAAAAGCCGAAAGTGAGTGTAGCATAA
- the tsaB gene encoding tRNA (adenosine(37)-N6)-threonylcarbamoyltransferase complex dimerization subunit type 1 TsaB: MPSLILSLETSSAVCSVALHRLDDGRLVGQSELRLEKSHSSHLSVLVSQLLENTLHTLADVAAVAVSDGPGSYTGLRIGAAAAKGLCYALDIPLVAVSTLAALARQVAAATVPTEDLLLCPMLDARRMEVYTALYRPDGTQVLAPTPLILDEIALTEQTTQHRVLCFGNGAAKFRPLAAGNPNVAFLAGIEPSAVAVGALAVEAYARQEFRDVAYYEPFYLKEVYTTTPKS; encoded by the coding sequence ATGCCTAGCCTCATCCTTTCCCTCGAAACGTCTTCTGCTGTCTGTTCTGTGGCTTTGCACCGGCTGGACGATGGCCGGCTGGTAGGGCAGTCGGAGCTGCGGCTGGAAAAGTCGCACTCGTCGCACCTGAGTGTGCTGGTTAGCCAGTTGCTGGAAAACACGCTGCATACCTTGGCCGACGTAGCGGCCGTGGCCGTGAGCGACGGGCCGGGCTCCTACACGGGGCTGCGGATTGGGGCTGCTGCTGCTAAGGGGCTGTGCTACGCGCTGGACATTCCGCTGGTGGCCGTGAGCACCCTGGCGGCGCTGGCCCGGCAGGTGGCCGCTGCCACCGTGCCCACCGAAGACCTGCTGCTGTGCCCCATGCTGGACGCGCGCCGCATGGAAGTCTATACCGCCCTCTACCGCCCCGATGGCACGCAGGTGCTGGCGCCCACGCCGCTCATCCTCGATGAAATCGCGCTAACTGAACAAACCACTCAGCACCGCGTGTTATGCTTCGGAAACGGCGCGGCCAAATTCCGGCCGCTCGCGGCAGGCAACCCGAACGTGGCGTTTCTGGCCGGTATCGAGCCTTCGGCAGTGGCCGTGGGCGCGCTGGCGGTGGAAGCCTACGCTCGGCAGGAATTCCGCGACGTGGCCTACTATGAGCCGTTTTACCTGAAAGAGGTGTACACCACTACCCCGAAAAGCTGA
- a CDS encoding S41 family peptidase, which translates to MRNKSIVAGAFLSGAALLVSFRSDNERYFEIAKNLDIFATLFKEVNTYYVDEVPPAKLVKTGIDAMLKSLDPYTNYIPEDDIEDFRTLTTGQYGGIGAVVVKRNGKTIVQAAYEGYPAQKAGLLPGDEILTINSVNVEKKNNSDISKLLKGQANSLVKLMVTRYGQDAPVEINITRDKIQVDNVPYYGMLTNDIGYFQLSGFTVDAGKEVRMALTKLKEQGAKKIVFDIRDNPGGLLNESVNISNLFVEKGLDIVSTKGKVSDWNKTYKALDMPLDTQIPVVIITSSRSASASEIVSGVLQDYDRAVVVGERTFGKGLVQATRPLSYNSQLKVTTAKYYIPSGRCIQEIDYAHRADDGTLGKVPDSLRTAFKTQAGRTVYDGGGVAPDVEVVDREIADITRVLLQKSYLFDYATRYRAEHATIAPARQFKLSDADYAKFTDYLKGKDISYSTDAEKAINDLTKKVKEEKHYDDVKTELEAMRRKVSTNKGNDLTRFKPEIRDLLEQEIVSRYYFQKGQIEATFDDDPNILMAMSVLNDPNRYAALLRPNGRAASATKGAGTAK; encoded by the coding sequence ATGCGCAACAAGTCTATTGTGGCCGGTGCCTTCCTGAGCGGGGCCGCGCTGTTGGTTTCCTTCCGCTCCGACAACGAACGGTACTTCGAAATCGCCAAGAACCTCGACATTTTCGCCACCCTGTTCAAGGAGGTGAATACCTACTATGTGGACGAGGTGCCACCGGCTAAGCTGGTGAAGACGGGCATCGACGCCATGCTCAAGTCGCTGGACCCCTATACCAACTACATTCCCGAAGACGACATCGAGGACTTCCGGACCCTGACCACCGGCCAGTACGGCGGCATTGGGGCGGTAGTGGTGAAGCGCAATGGCAAAACCATCGTGCAGGCCGCATACGAAGGCTACCCGGCCCAGAAAGCCGGTCTGCTGCCCGGCGACGAGATTCTGACAATCAACAGCGTTAATGTTGAGAAGAAGAACAACTCCGACATCAGCAAGCTGCTGAAGGGGCAGGCCAACTCGCTGGTGAAGCTGATGGTGACCCGCTACGGCCAGGATGCGCCAGTGGAAATCAACATCACGCGCGACAAGATTCAGGTCGATAACGTGCCGTATTACGGCATGCTCACCAACGATATCGGCTATTTCCAGCTGTCGGGCTTCACGGTGGATGCCGGCAAGGAAGTGCGCATGGCCCTCACCAAGCTCAAGGAGCAGGGGGCCAAGAAAATTGTGTTTGATATCCGCGACAATCCCGGCGGTTTGCTCAACGAGTCGGTGAATATCTCCAACCTGTTTGTGGAAAAGGGGCTGGACATCGTGAGCACCAAGGGCAAAGTTTCCGATTGGAACAAGACCTATAAGGCGCTGGACATGCCGCTGGACACGCAGATTCCGGTGGTTATCATCACCAGCAGCCGGTCGGCGTCGGCGTCGGAAATCGTTTCGGGCGTGCTGCAGGACTACGACCGGGCCGTGGTGGTGGGGGAGAGGACGTTCGGTAAGGGCCTCGTGCAGGCGACCCGGCCGCTGAGCTACAACTCGCAGCTGAAGGTGACGACGGCCAAATACTACATTCCAAGCGGCCGCTGCATCCAGGAAATCGACTACGCGCACCGCGCCGACGACGGCACGCTGGGCAAAGTACCCGACTCGCTGCGCACGGCCTTCAAAACGCAGGCCGGCCGCACCGTGTACGACGGCGGCGGCGTGGCGCCCGATGTGGAAGTAGTGGACCGCGAAATTGCGGATATCACGCGGGTGCTGCTGCAAAAGAGCTACCTCTTCGACTACGCCACCCGCTACCGCGCCGAGCATGCCACCATTGCGCCGGCCCGGCAGTTCAAGCTCTCGGATGCCGATTACGCCAAGTTCACGGACTACCTCAAGGGCAAGGACATCAGCTACAGCACCGACGCCGAAAAGGCTATCAACGACCTCACCAAAAAGGTGAAGGAGGAGAAGCACTACGACGACGTGAAAACCGAACTGGAGGCCATGCGCCGCAAGGTGAGCACCAACAAAGGCAACGACCTGACCCGCTTCAAGCCGGAAATCAGGGATCTGCTGGAGCAGGAAATCGTGTCGCGCTACTACTTCCAGAAGGGCCAGATTGAAGCTACCTTCGACGACGACCCCAACATACTGATGGCCATGAGCGTGCTCAACGACCCCAACCGCTACGCCGCCCTGCTCCGCCCCAACGGCCGCGCCGCCAGCGCCACAAAAGGTGCCGGCACGGCGAAGTAG